Proteins encoded together in one Lysinibacillus sp. FSL K6-0232 window:
- a CDS encoding AMP-binding protein, translating to MTAKPWLVNYPEEVPSSLTFEEIPVQELLTRAYQKNPSKVAVHFMGRELTYTELYESALRFANYLQTLGVEKGERVAIMLPNSPQSVIAYYGAMYAGATVVQTNPLYTERELQYQMADSGAKVILVMDILYPRVMKIIKETALENVIVTAIKDYLPFPKNLVYPFIQKKQYGFSVKVEHSGQSHLFTEIMRSSPIKIIDQTDFDFEEDVALLQYTGGTTGFPKGVMLTHKNLIANVTMCDAWMYKCVHGEETIMGILPFFHVYGMTTVMILSVFTQSKMVLLPKFDAETTLKTIDKQKPTLFPGAPTLYIGLLNHPDIANYDLSSIKACLSGSASLPIEVQEKFEAITGGKLVEGYGLTETSPVTHATPIWGKRVIGSIGLPWPNTDAVILRTGDTEELPVGEVGEIAVKGPQVMKGYWNRPEDTAAAFADGWFLTGDLGYMDEQGFFYVVDRKKDLIIAGGYNIYPREVEEVLYEREEIQECVVAGIPDPYRGETVKAYIVVKEGYSITEEELNKYCRQHLASFKVPRYYEFREELPKTAVGKILRRTLVEEEKTKLANKEAK from the coding sequence ATGACAGCAAAACCATGGCTAGTAAATTATCCTGAAGAAGTACCATCGTCTTTAACGTTTGAGGAAATTCCAGTGCAAGAGTTGTTGACACGTGCCTATCAAAAGAACCCATCAAAAGTAGCGGTTCATTTTATGGGGAGGGAGCTAACGTATACAGAGCTCTATGAATCTGCTTTAAGGTTCGCAAATTATTTACAGACATTAGGGGTAGAAAAAGGAGAGCGTGTGGCGATTATGTTGCCTAACTCACCGCAAAGTGTAATCGCTTACTATGGAGCTATGTATGCGGGTGCTACAGTTGTGCAAACAAATCCGCTGTATACAGAACGTGAGCTACAATATCAAATGGCTGATTCAGGGGCAAAGGTTATTCTTGTGATGGATATTTTATATCCACGAGTAATGAAAATTATAAAAGAAACAGCACTTGAAAATGTTATTGTCACAGCGATTAAAGATTATTTACCATTCCCGAAAAATTTGGTGTATCCATTTATTCAAAAAAAGCAATATGGCTTTAGTGTAAAAGTGGAGCATAGTGGGCAAAGTCATTTATTTACAGAAATTATGCGCTCTTCTCCAATAAAGATAATTGATCAAACAGACTTCGATTTTGAGGAGGACGTAGCATTACTACAATATACAGGCGGCACAACAGGCTTCCCAAAAGGAGTTATGCTCACACATAAAAATTTAATTGCCAATGTAACGATGTGCGATGCATGGATGTATAAATGTGTCCACGGCGAGGAAACAATTATGGGCATACTGCCATTCTTCCATGTTTATGGAATGACAACAGTAATGATACTATCTGTTTTTACACAAAGTAAAATGGTGCTTTTACCGAAATTTGATGCAGAAACAACATTAAAAACGATTGATAAACAAAAGCCAACGCTTTTCCCTGGTGCGCCAACATTATATATTGGGCTCTTAAACCACCCGGATATTGCAAATTATGATTTATCATCGATTAAGGCATGCTTAAGTGGCTCCGCTTCACTGCCAATTGAGGTTCAAGAGAAATTTGAAGCCATTACAGGCGGGAAGCTAGTAGAAGGCTATGGTTTAACAGAAACATCGCCTGTAACGCATGCTACACCAATTTGGGGCAAGCGAGTGATTGGCTCGATTGGCTTACCTTGGCCAAATACAGATGCTGTTATTTTACGCACAGGAGATACAGAGGAGCTGCCAGTGGGAGAAGTTGGTGAAATCGCTGTTAAAGGACCACAAGTGATGAAGGGCTATTGGAACCGACCAGAGGATACTGCTGCTGCATTTGCGGATGGCTGGTTTTTAACAGGTGACCTTGGCTATATGGATGAGCAAGGCTTTTTCTATGTAGTTGATCGTAAAAAAGACTTGATTATCGCTGGCGGCTATAATATTTATCCACGTGAAGTCGAGGAAGTATTATATGAGCGAGAAGAAATTCAAGAATGTGTTGTTGCAGGTATACCTGATCCGTATCGCGGAGAAACTGTGAAAGCATATATTGTTGTAAAAGAAGGATATTCGATTACTGAAGAAGAATTAAATAAATATTGCCGTCAACATCTAGCGTCATTTAAAGTTCCGCGTTATTATGAATTTAGAGAAGAACTGCCAAAAACAGCGGTAGGGAAAATTTTACGTCGTACGTTAGTGGAAGAGGAAAAAACAAAATTAGCGAATAAAGAAGCAAAATAA
- a CDS encoding IS1182 family transposase, producing MISKQETFNLSPYMALYDLIIPKDNMLRQINELVDFSFILDELKSKYCLVNGRNAIPPIRMFKYLLLKAIHDLSDADLIERSKFDMSFKYFLDMAPEEEVIDPSSLTKFRRLRLQDMNLLDLLIQKTVEIALEKGLLLSKMVIVDATHTKARYNQKTPKEFLQEKSKNVRKAVYQLDENMVGKFPEKPASNEVTEELDYCRQVVEAVETQSKVAQIPAVKEKLNVLKEVIDDYENHLSYSNDPDARVGHKSADSSFFGFKTHIAMSDERIITAAVVTTGEKSDGHYLQELVEKSRTAGMEIDTVIGDAAYSWKENLVYAKSEQFQLISKLNPVITNGSGQRKIEFDYNKDAGMFVCPAGHMATHKRRTGRKTLNQSLTFHFDIEKCKVCPMREGCYKEGAKSKTYSVTIQSDTHQEQAAFQETAEFKALASKRYKIEAKNSELKNPHGFKTAKSAGLFGMEIQGATTIFAVNLKRILKLLSEKE from the coding sequence ATGATTTCTAAACAGGAAACATTCAATTTAAGCCCGTACATGGCGTTGTACGATTTAATTATTCCAAAGGACAATATGCTTCGCCAAATCAATGAACTTGTGGATTTCTCATTTATTCTAGACGAACTAAAATCGAAATACTGTTTAGTTAATGGCCGTAACGCGATTCCACCGATTCGCATGTTTAAATATTTACTGTTAAAAGCGATTCATGACCTGTCGGATGCCGACCTTATCGAACGTTCAAAATTCGATATGTCCTTTAAATATTTTTTAGATATGGCACCAGAAGAGGAAGTGATCGACCCCAGTTCCCTGACAAAATTCCGTCGACTCCGTCTTCAAGATATGAATTTATTAGATTTACTGATTCAGAAAACTGTTGAAATTGCTTTAGAGAAAGGACTACTCCTTAGTAAAATGGTGATTGTCGACGCTACCCATACAAAAGCGCGATATAACCAGAAAACGCCCAAAGAATTTTTACAGGAAAAATCCAAAAATGTACGTAAAGCCGTGTATCAACTAGACGAAAACATGGTCGGAAAATTCCCTGAGAAGCCTGCGTCAAATGAAGTCACAGAAGAATTAGATTACTGTCGTCAAGTAGTTGAAGCAGTCGAAACACAATCAAAGGTTGCACAAATCCCGGCTGTGAAAGAAAAATTAAATGTTTTAAAAGAAGTGATAGATGATTATGAGAATCATTTAAGCTATTCAAATGATCCGGATGCACGTGTTGGCCATAAGTCAGCAGATTCTTCTTTCTTTGGTTTTAAAACGCATATTGCGATGAGTGATGAACGTATTATTACAGCAGCGGTTGTGACGACGGGTGAAAAAAGTGATGGGCACTATTTACAAGAGTTGGTAGAGAAAAGTAGAACTGCCGGCATGGAAATTGACACGGTGATTGGTGATGCCGCCTATTCCTGGAAAGAGAATTTAGTGTATGCAAAATCGGAGCAGTTTCAGTTAATTTCAAAGTTAAATCCAGTAATCACAAATGGCAGCGGACAACGGAAAATTGAATTTGATTATAACAAGGATGCGGGTATGTTTGTTTGTCCAGCGGGGCACATGGCAACTCACAAAAGACGTACGGGCAGGAAAACCCTGAATCAAAGTTTAACGTTTCATTTTGATATTGAAAAATGTAAAGTTTGCCCGATGCGAGAGGGCTGTTATAAGGAAGGGGCGAAAAGTAAAACGTATAGTGTAACGATTCAATCCGATACACATCAAGAACAAGCAGCATTCCAGGAAACAGCCGAATTCAAAGCACTTGCCAGCAAACGCTATAAAATCGAAGCGAAAAATAGTGAATTAAAGAACCCACACGGCTTTAAAACAGCAAAATCGGCGGGTTTATTTGGCATGGAAATTCAAGGAGCCACGACGATCTTTGCGGTCAATCTGAAACGGATACTCAAACTACTGAGTGAAAAAGAGTAG
- a CDS encoding endonuclease MutS2, translating to MIAERALKTLEYDKVRQQVATYCTSSIGKSAIEELVPQTDFNKVVQLLEEMDEGLSILRVKGNVPMGGIFDVRPSARRAQIGGMLAAIELMEISSTIRASRILRNFIEDLEADETIAIPHFIAKKEAMPVLTGLQHEINNCIDDNGAVVDSASQTLRSIRQSLRAEEGKVRSKLESLIRGSNAAKMLSDTLVTIRNDRFVIPVKQEYRHHYGGIVHDQSSSGQTLFIEPDSVVQANNEIHRLKMKEQAEIERILLALSAMVQEVAPDLFNLVKVLGDIDVILAKGKYGQANKCTMPKMNEDGYIRLVRARHPLLPIDTAVPNDIEFGKDITAIVITGPNTGGKTVTLKTVGLCTLMAQAGLPVPALDGSELAVFKQLFADIGDEQSIEQSLSTFSSHMVNIVDILQKFDHESLVLFDELGAGTDPQEGAALAISILDEVHGRGARVMATTHYPELKAYGYNRQGVANASVEFDIETLSPTYRLLIGVPGRSNAFEISSRLGLPESIIDRAKSFTGTDRHEVESMIASLEETRRQSEDDAERSHALLLESESLRKELQEKLQAYEERKEALDKKAKDKARKIVDEAKREAEAIIAELREMRKNADQVVKEHELIEARKRLEEATPLDNNKVLKKAAQVKARAQNLVVGDEVKVLSYGQRGTLLEKVSDSEWTVQMGILKMKISDSDLEYIKPEKEPVVRTAGVKNRNSHVKLELDLRGERYEDAILRTEKYIDDALLANYGRVSIIHGVGTGALRQGIQSYLKKHRRVKSFRFGEAGEGGLGVTVVELK from the coding sequence GTGATTGCAGAACGCGCATTGAAAACACTGGAATATGATAAAGTACGACAGCAAGTGGCGACATACTGTACTTCCTCTATTGGTAAATCAGCCATTGAGGAGCTTGTGCCACAAACTGATTTTAATAAAGTAGTACAATTACTAGAAGAAATGGATGAAGGTTTATCCATTTTACGAGTCAAAGGCAATGTACCAATGGGAGGAATTTTTGATGTGCGTCCCTCTGCAAGACGTGCACAAATTGGAGGCATGCTCGCTGCAATCGAATTGATGGAAATTTCCAGTACGATTCGAGCAAGTAGAATTCTTCGTAATTTCATTGAAGATTTAGAGGCAGATGAAACCATTGCTATTCCACATTTTATAGCAAAAAAGGAAGCAATGCCCGTTTTAACAGGATTGCAGCATGAAATTAATAATTGTATTGATGATAATGGCGCTGTCGTGGATTCAGCAAGTCAAACATTACGTTCTATTCGTCAATCGCTACGTGCTGAGGAAGGGAAGGTACGCTCTAAATTAGAAAGTTTAATTCGTGGAAGCAATGCAGCAAAAATGCTTTCTGATACACTTGTGACAATTCGTAATGATCGCTTTGTTATTCCCGTAAAGCAGGAATATCGTCACCACTATGGTGGGATTGTCCATGACCAATCTTCCTCAGGTCAAACATTATTTATTGAGCCAGATTCAGTTGTACAAGCCAATAATGAAATTCATCGCTTAAAAATGAAAGAGCAGGCAGAGATTGAACGTATTTTACTAGCGCTAAGTGCGATGGTGCAGGAGGTTGCGCCAGATTTATTTAACTTAGTAAAAGTTTTAGGTGATATTGATGTTATTTTAGCAAAGGGTAAATATGGACAAGCAAATAAATGCACAATGCCTAAAATGAATGAGGATGGCTATATTCGACTTGTGCGTGCACGTCATCCACTGTTGCCAATAGATACTGCTGTACCCAATGATATTGAATTTGGCAAAGATATTACCGCAATTGTTATTACAGGGCCAAATACAGGTGGTAAAACGGTCACATTAAAAACAGTTGGCTTATGTACGCTAATGGCGCAAGCTGGGTTACCAGTGCCAGCATTAGATGGCTCAGAATTAGCTGTTTTTAAGCAGCTATTTGCAGATATTGGTGATGAGCAATCCATTGAGCAATCTCTGTCAACCTTCTCATCTCATATGGTCAATATTGTAGACATTTTACAAAAATTTGATCATGAGTCACTTGTGCTGTTTGATGAGTTAGGCGCAGGAACTGATCCACAGGAAGGGGCAGCCTTAGCTATTTCAATTTTAGATGAAGTACATGGACGTGGTGCACGTGTGATGGCAACAACCCATTATCCTGAACTAAAGGCATATGGCTATAATCGACAAGGGGTTGCCAATGCAAGTGTGGAGTTTGATATCGAAACATTAAGCCCAACCTATCGTTTATTGATCGGTGTGCCCGGGCGTTCCAATGCATTTGAAATTTCAAGTCGCCTTGGCTTACCAGAGTCCATTATTGATCGTGCAAAGAGCTTTACAGGAACAGATCGTCATGAGGTTGAATCGATGATTGCCTCATTGGAAGAAACACGTCGCCAATCCGAAGATGATGCTGAGCGTTCACATGCATTGCTGTTGGAGTCAGAGTCTTTACGGAAAGAGCTGCAAGAAAAATTGCAAGCCTATGAGGAACGTAAAGAAGCACTTGATAAAAAAGCGAAGGACAAAGCGCGTAAAATTGTGGATGAGGCAAAAAGAGAAGCAGAGGCAATCATTGCTGAGCTTCGTGAAATGCGTAAAAATGCCGATCAAGTTGTGAAGGAGCATGAGCTGATTGAGGCACGTAAACGTTTGGAAGAAGCAACACCACTTGACAATAATAAAGTGCTGAAAAAAGCAGCTCAAGTAAAAGCACGTGCACAAAACCTAGTTGTCGGTGATGAGGTAAAGGTGTTAAGCTATGGTCAGCGAGGAACCTTGCTAGAGAAAGTATCGGACTCAGAATGGACTGTCCAAATGGGCATTTTAAAAATGAAAATTTCTGATAGTGATTTGGAGTATATTAAGCCTGAAAAAGAGCCTGTGGTGCGAACAGCGGGTGTGAAAAATCGCAATAGCCATGTAAAATTAGAATTGGATTTGCGCGGAGAGCGTTATGAAGATGCTATTTTAAGAACAGAAAAATATATTGATGATGCATTATTGGCAAACTATGGTCGGGTATCAATTATCCATGGTGTTGGTACAGGAGCTTTACGCCAAGGCATTCAAAGCTATTTGAAAAAGCATAGGCGTGTAAAATCCTTCCGTTTTGGTGAAGCAGGTGAGGGGGGCTTAGGTGTCACAGTTGTGGAATTGAAATAA
- a CDS encoding CvpA family protein produces the protein MLDLIILVVLLAGIGVGAKRGFIVQMMHIVSFIVALIVAYIYYKPLAQKFVFWVPYPGITESGNLGVAIDSLDIDRTFYRVIAFAVIFFAVKITLQIVASIFDFIAYLPVLETLNRWLGALLGIIENYLIIFILLYVCALLPVELIQNLMSKSLLSGLILEHTPVVTKMFQNWWYIYMQ, from the coding sequence ATGTTAGATTTAATCATATTAGTGGTGCTTTTAGCTGGTATTGGCGTCGGTGCAAAGCGCGGCTTTATTGTACAAATGATGCATATTGTCAGCTTTATAGTGGCACTAATTGTTGCGTATATTTATTATAAGCCATTAGCACAAAAATTTGTATTTTGGGTTCCTTATCCGGGTATTACGGAATCAGGTAATCTTGGTGTGGCCATTGATAGTTTAGATATAGACCGCACATTCTATCGTGTGATTGCTTTTGCGGTTATTTTCTTTGCGGTCAAAATCACGTTGCAAATTGTAGCATCTATTTTTGATTTTATTGCGTATTTACCTGTGCTGGAAACATTGAATCGTTGGCTTGGTGCATTGCTTGGTATTATTGAAAACTATTTAATTATTTTTATTTTGCTATATGTGTGTGCTTTATTGCCAGTTGAACTCATTCAAAATTTAATGTCGAAGTCATTGTTAAGTGGTCTTATTTTGGAACATACACCAGTTGTTACAAAAATGTTCCAAAATTGGTGGTATATTTATATGCAATAG
- the zapA gene encoding cell division protein ZapA yields MENQEKNKISVEIYGHTYKMVGSESIGHMRLVASIVDDRMREMNLHNPSLDSTKLAVLTAVNTVHDYLLLKERMEQLEEELKKLKG; encoded by the coding sequence ATGGAAAATCAAGAAAAGAATAAAATTTCTGTGGAAATTTATGGTCATACATATAAAATGGTCGGCTCAGAATCCATTGGTCATATGCGACTTGTCGCTTCGATTGTTGATGACCGTATGCGCGAGATGAATTTACACAATCCCTCACTTGATAGCACAAAACTTGCTGTTCTAACAGCCGTAAATACCGTACACGATTATTTACTATTAAAAGAACGAATGGAGCAACTAGAAGAAGAATTGAAAAAATTAAAGGGTTGA
- the polX gene encoding DNA polymerase/3'-5' exonuclease PolX, with protein MNKKTIIRTLEKIALYMELQGENPFKVSAFRKAAAALEGDERSLSEMDDVTKLKGIGKGTAAVIEDLLATGESSLLKELEEIVPKGLLPLLKLPGLGGKKIAKLHQELGIDSAESLKEACEAHKVRELAGFAAKTEEKILKELANLANRSERLPIWQLEPVVLQIEALLGSMKEVERFSVAGSFRRAAETSKDIDFIVVTEAAEAIREKLLHTLAIQEVVAAGDTKISVILDLEEPVSVDFRLVKDHEYATALHHFTGSKEHNVRMRQLAKARGEKISEYGVEKADGTVQTFQDEAAFFAHFDLPWIPPSLRTGTTEFDRTDAIQQLVRLEDIKADLHMHTTWSDGAYSVAEMGEALLARGYQYSVITDHSQFLKVANGLTPERLRKQGEEIEAFNATHPDFRLFKGTEMDILPDGSLDFSDDVLQQLDFVIASIHSSFTQSQDKIMARLLTAMQNPYVHMIAHPTGRIIADRDGYNPDMPQLIAWAKEYGKILELNANPYRLDLCVEHLEMALAAGVPVAINTDAHDIAHLRFMDIGVRYANRAWLPKDMIVNTWTREQFEAFIRRNK; from the coding sequence ATGAATAAAAAAACCATTATTCGCACACTTGAAAAAATTGCTTTATATATGGAATTACAAGGAGAAAATCCATTCAAAGTATCTGCCTTTCGCAAAGCGGCTGCAGCGCTTGAAGGAGATGAGCGTTCATTAAGTGAAATGGACGATGTGACAAAGCTAAAAGGCATTGGCAAGGGAACAGCGGCTGTTATTGAGGATTTGCTGGCAACTGGTGAATCCAGCTTGCTAAAAGAGCTTGAAGAAATTGTACCAAAAGGGTTATTGCCGCTATTAAAATTGCCTGGCTTAGGCGGAAAAAAGATTGCTAAGCTACATCAAGAGCTCGGGATTGACTCTGCTGAAAGCTTAAAAGAAGCTTGTGAAGCGCATAAAGTTCGTGAGTTAGCGGGCTTTGCTGCTAAAACAGAGGAGAAAATTTTAAAGGAGCTAGCTAATTTAGCGAATCGCTCTGAACGTTTACCAATTTGGCAGCTAGAGCCTGTAGTTTTACAAATAGAAGCACTTCTAGGTAGTATGAAGGAAGTGGAGCGCTTCTCTGTGGCAGGAAGCTTTCGTAGGGCAGCTGAAACAAGTAAGGATATTGATTTTATCGTAGTAACAGAAGCGGCTGAGGCAATACGTGAAAAGCTGCTTCACACATTAGCTATTCAAGAAGTTGTGGCAGCGGGAGATACAAAGATTTCAGTAATTTTAGATTTAGAGGAGCCTGTTAGCGTTGACTTTCGTTTAGTGAAGGATCATGAATATGCAACAGCCTTGCATCATTTTACAGGTTCAAAGGAGCATAATGTGCGTATGCGCCAATTGGCAAAAGCACGCGGCGAAAAAATTAGTGAGTATGGTGTAGAGAAAGCTGATGGGACTGTTCAAACGTTTCAGGATGAAGCAGCGTTTTTTGCACACTTTGACTTACCTTGGATTCCGCCAAGCTTACGTACAGGCACAACAGAATTTGACAGAACGGATGCCATTCAACAGTTAGTGCGCTTGGAGGATATCAAGGCAGATTTGCATATGCATACAACATGGTCAGATGGTGCTTATTCTGTGGCAGAAATGGGCGAAGCATTGCTGGCGCGTGGCTATCAATATAGTGTGATTACAGATCACTCTCAGTTTTTAAAGGTAGCAAACGGTTTAACGCCAGAGCGTTTAAGAAAACAAGGGGAGGAAATCGAAGCATTTAATGCAACACATCCTGATTTTCGCTTATTTAAAGGCACAGAGATGGATATTTTGCCAGATGGCTCTCTTGATTTTTCCGATGATGTATTACAGCAATTGGATTTTGTTATTGCCTCTATTCATTCTAGCTTTACACAATCGCAGGATAAAATTATGGCACGTTTATTAACAGCGATGCAAAATCCGTATGTGCATATGATTGCCCATCCAACGGGACGCATTATTGCAGATCGTGATGGCTATAATCCTGATATGCCACAGTTAATTGCTTGGGCAAAGGAATATGGTAAAATTTTAGAGTTAAATGCAAATCCATATCGTCTTGATTTATGTGTAGAGCATTTAGAAATGGCTCTGGCAGCAGGTGTACCTGTAGCGATTAATACGGATGCCCATGATATTGCTCATTTACGCTTTATGGATATTGGTGTTCGCTATGCCAATCGAGCATGGCTGCCAAAAGATATGATTGTGAATACATGGACACGTGAGCAGTTTGAAGCGTTTATACGACGAAATAAATAG
- the rnhC gene encoding ribonuclease HIII: MSNIVLSISTNLQKEVMAYYASYFIERKAPGVIFAAKLPDTAITMYKSGKVMFQGGGAEREAGRWGTVEQSTTQKASIGAKGDALPENFATMSVLGSDETGTGDYFGPVTVAAVYIPSSKIELINELGVKDSKMLTDDYMRKIAPDLRAACTHSVLVLRNDKYNSLQAKGYSQGKIKAMMHNKALLNTLTKMAPEKPEFILIDQFAERGVYYNYLKNERELVQENVLFSTKAEQLHVAVATASILARAAFLKEMDRLSEMAGFGLMKGASSKVDQQAARIWRKQGEEFLRSMTKWHFANTEKARKFK, encoded by the coding sequence ATGTCAAATATTGTGCTTTCCATTTCAACAAATCTACAAAAAGAGGTGATGGCTTACTATGCAAGCTATTTTATCGAACGTAAAGCACCGGGTGTAATCTTTGCTGCAAAGCTACCAGATACGGCTATCACAATGTATAAATCAGGAAAAGTAATGTTTCAAGGAGGAGGTGCTGAGCGAGAAGCGGGACGGTGGGGTACTGTTGAACAATCAACTACACAAAAAGCTTCTATTGGGGCAAAGGGTGATGCACTGCCAGAAAATTTTGCAACAATGTCTGTACTAGGCTCGGATGAAACAGGCACAGGCGATTATTTTGGCCCTGTGACAGTTGCGGCAGTCTATATACCTTCATCTAAAATTGAATTAATCAATGAGCTTGGTGTGAAAGATTCAAAAATGCTAACGGATGATTATATGCGAAAAATTGCCCCTGATTTACGTGCAGCCTGCACTCATAGTGTACTTGTCCTACGCAACGATAAATATAATAGCTTACAGGCAAAGGGCTACTCACAGGGAAAAATAAAGGCAATGATGCACAATAAAGCGCTGCTTAATACATTGACAAAAATGGCTCCTGAAAAGCCTGAATTTATTTTAATTGACCAGTTTGCAGAGCGCGGTGTCTATTATAACTATTTAAAAAATGAACGAGAGCTTGTGCAGGAAAATGTCCTCTTTTCTACTAAAGCTGAGCAATTACATGTAGCTGTGGCGACAGCATCCATTTTAGCGCGTGCCGCATTTTTAAAGGAGATGGATCGTTTAAGTGAAATGGCAGGTTTTGGTTTAATGAAAGGGGCATCTAGCAAAGTAGATCAGCAAGCAGCACGAATTTGGCGAAAGCAAGGCGAGGAATTTCTACGCTCGATGACAAAATGGCATTTTGCCAATACAGAAAAGGCACGAAAATTTAAATAG
- a CDS encoding DUF350 domain-containing protein, with protein sequence MLNSGFWRYPIIETAGYFSVVVLCLVVSMALFEVVTKYKNWEEIKNGNIAVALATGGKILGICNIFRFSIARHNTLSEMIGWGLFGFTLLIIAYFLFEFMTPRFNVDQEIANDNRSVGFISFTISVGLSFVIGASIA encoded by the coding sequence ATGCTGAATTCTGGCTTTTGGCGATATCCAATTATCGAAACGGCAGGATATTTTAGTGTTGTTGTGTTGTGCTTAGTCGTCTCAATGGCATTGTTCGAAGTCGTTACGAAATATAAAAATTGGGAAGAAATTAAAAATGGTAATATTGCTGTAGCACTTGCAACAGGTGGAAAAATTCTTGGTATTTGTAATATTTTTCGCTTTTCCATTGCACGTCACAATACATTAAGTGAAATGATTGGCTGGGGCCTTTTTGGCTTTACGCTACTAATTATTGCCTATTTCTTGTTTGAATTTATGACACCTCGTTTTAATGTAGATCAAGAAATAGCAAATGACAATCGTTCAGTTGGTTTTATTTCCTTCACCATTTCAGTCGGTCTATCGTTTGTAATTGGGGCAAGTATTGCATAG